The Coleofasciculaceae cyanobacterium genome includes a window with the following:
- a CDS encoding DOMON-like domain-containing protein, with translation MKSTFDLFCFAKNTAPAVKISGNINRQNNQLKISYKLEGVSQIIIPKKVNSLTRQDNLWEHTCFEFFIGLKDSTKYWEFNLSPAGDWNVFRFSNYRQCMSEEVAFESLPLNVLQQANSLQLQSEVDLNQIISLQQSLAVGVTTVIKDQKQQLSYWALTHRGKEADFHHRDSFMINL, from the coding sequence ATGAAATCTACTTTTGATCTCTTTTGTTTCGCTAAAAATACTGCTCCAGCGGTTAAAATTTCTGGCAATATTAACCGTCAAAATAATCAACTCAAAATTTCATACAAACTTGAGGGAGTATCGCAAATTATTATTCCTAAAAAAGTCAATTCTCTGACTCGCCAAGATAATCTTTGGGAACATACCTGTTTTGAATTTTTTATCGGACTTAAAGACTCAACTAAATACTGGGAATTTAATCTCTCTCCCGCAGGAGATTGGAATGTTTTTCGCTTTTCTAACTATCGACAGTGTATGTCCGAAGAAGTAGCTTTTGAGTCTTTACCCCTTAATGTTTTACAGCAGGCTAATTCTTTGCAGCTTCAGTCAGAAGTTGACCTGAATCAAATTATTTCTCTCCAACAAAGTTTAGCAGTTGGCGTTACTACCGTAATTAAAGATCAAAAACAGCAGCTTAGTTATTGGGCATTAACTCATCGGGGCAAAGAAGCAGATTTTCATCATCGAGATAGTTTTATGATTAATCTGTAG
- a CDS encoding TetR/AcrR family transcriptional regulator, with protein sequence MKSEKTPLRRQPQQKRSQKRVEQILDAAAIVFDEVAFEAATTHAIAKRANTAVGSLYQFFPDKLAIFNALELRHVERVYVMWDKLLRPEVIQLPFADFIHANITQVEQLFTNPTSRIVFIQFFTSPTIFRNIDISFTQEAIQFMAKLLKARNPRLTSKRSQVLAEICINATNTLILLALRSHETHSQEIIAEIEALMRAYLKADIGDEAIANNSNSSTEKLTRLHHLNQRQRLILDYATTYLNVTIKNCEAMFPDVSRRTLQRDLKILSAQKLLLVTGKTDQRCYCFNSDSLN encoded by the coding sequence ATGAAATCTGAAAAAACTCCCCTTCGTCGCCAACCTCAACAAAAACGCAGTCAGAAGCGAGTCGAACAGATTCTAGATGCAGCAGCAATTGTATTTGACGAGGTGGCATTTGAGGCTGCCACTACCCATGCGATCGCCAAAAGAGCTAATACGGCTGTAGGTTCGCTCTATCAATTTTTTCCCGATAAGCTGGCAATTTTCAATGCCTTGGAATTACGCCACGTTGAACGAGTCTACGTCATGTGGGACAAACTTTTGCGTCCAGAAGTTATACAGCTACCGTTTGCCGATTTTATTCATGCGAATATTACTCAAGTCGAGCAACTGTTTACCAATCCAACTTCTAGAATAGTTTTTATCCAGTTTTTTACTTCCCCGACTATTTTTAGAAATATAGATATTAGCTTTACTCAAGAAGCAATTCAATTTATGGCAAAACTTCTAAAAGCTCGTAATCCTAGGCTAACGAGCAAAAGAAGCCAGGTATTAGCTGAAATATGCATCAACGCTACTAATACTCTTATTTTGCTGGCTTTGAGGAGCCATGAAACTCATAGCCAAGAAATTATTGCGGAAATTGAGGCTTTGATGAGAGCTTATTTAAAAGCCGATATCGGCGATGAGGCGATCGCTAATAATTCCAACTCATCGACCGAAAAACTGACCAGATTGCACCACTTAAATCAACGCCAGAGACTGATTTTGGACTATGCGACTACTTATTTAAATGTGACCATTAAAAACTGCGAGGCGATGTTTCCTGATGTTTCTCGGCGCACTCTCCAAAGAGATTTGAAAATTTTGAGCGCTCAAAAACTATTGCTTGTTACAGGCAAAACCGACCAACGCTGTTATTGTTTTAATTCTGATTCATTAAACTAA
- a CDS encoding cytochrome P450, with the protein MTTVTSPDNKTKLPPTVKDPAIAIMIRALLDQFGTLERYQQKYGEIFYAPQSSLFPPNVIFSNPKAIERVFTADPSLFEVSQQSNAPIRVLLGDRSLLLLDGVEHKRHRKLLMPPFHGERMKSYGRTMVEVTKEVINQWQVGQTICIRDYTQEISLQIILRTIFGLDEGQRYDRLKAILVDWLQIFNSPLNSFFLFFPALQKDLGALTPWSKFLRQKRQIRDILQAECDRRRNNPDTLGEDILSLLLEVRYEDGQAMSDGEIQDELMTMLFAGHETTASSLAWSFYWLHRLREVGHKCRTELSSLAENAQFTDIIKLPYLDAVVSETLRLNPVVVFVTRQLKAPFELMGYQFEPGTLLLPSIYLTHQREDIYPEPQKFKPERFLARQFSPYEFLPFGGGNRRCLGYAFALFEMKLVLTTILSHAELELLDNRPLQSARRGFTFTPAGGVKMRVKAIKN; encoded by the coding sequence ATGACTACCGTAACTTCACCCGACAACAAAACCAAACTACCCCCAACGGTAAAAGATCCCGCGATCGCAATAATGATCCGTGCATTATTAGATCAGTTTGGTACATTAGAAAGATACCAGCAAAAGTATGGCGAGATTTTTTACGCACCTCAATCTTCGCTATTCCCTCCTAATGTAATTTTTAGCAACCCGAAAGCAATCGAACGAGTTTTTACTGCCGATCCGAGTTTGTTTGAAGTAAGTCAGCAATCTAATGCACCTATTAGAGTTTTATTAGGCGATCGCTCTTTGCTATTACTCGATGGAGTCGAACACAAAAGACATCGGAAGTTACTAATGCCTCCTTTTCATGGAGAAAGAATGAAAAGCTATGGTCGAACTATGGTCGAGGTAACTAAAGAGGTTATCAATCAATGGCAAGTCGGTCAGACTATCTGTATCCGCGATTACACTCAAGAAATCTCGCTACAAATTATTCTCAGGACAATATTTGGCTTAGATGAAGGACAGAGATATGATCGCCTGAAAGCAATTTTGGTTGATTGGTTGCAAATATTTAACTCGCCGTTAAATTCCTTTTTTCTCTTTTTCCCTGCGTTACAAAAAGACTTAGGTGCTTTGACCCCTTGGAGTAAATTTTTGCGACAAAAACGCCAGATTCGAGACATTTTACAAGCAGAATGCGATCGTCGTAGAAATAATCCTGATACTTTGGGGGAAGATATTCTGAGTTTACTCTTAGAAGTACGATACGAAGATGGTCAAGCAATGAGTGATGGGGAAATACAAGATGAATTGATGACTATGTTGTTTGCAGGACACGAAACTACAGCAAGTTCTCTAGCTTGGTCTTTTTATTGGTTACATCGACTTCGAGAAGTCGGTCACAAATGCCGAACAGAATTAAGCTCTCTTGCCGAAAATGCCCAGTTTACCGATATCATTAAGCTTCCCTATCTCGATGCAGTAGTATCGGAAACCCTAAGATTGAATCCCGTGGTGGTTTTTGTCACTCGTCAACTCAAAGCACCTTTTGAACTGATGGGATACCAGTTTGAACCTGGAACATTACTTCTTCCTTCTATATATTTAACTCATCAACGGGAAGATATTTATCCCGAACCTCAAAAATTCAAGCCAGAAAGATTTTTAGCCAGACAATTTTCACCCTATGAATTTTTACCCTTTGGTGGAGGAAATCGTCGCTGTTTGGGTTATGCTTTTGCTTTGTTTGAAATGAAATTAGTCTTAACTACTATTTTGTCTCATGCAGAATTAGAACTATTAGACAATCGCCCTTTACAATCAGCGCGTCGTGGTTTCACTTTTACTCCTGCTGGTGGCGTAAAAATGAGAGTCAAAGCCATTAAGAATTAG
- a CDS encoding zinc ribbon domain-containing protein, producing MPLYEYRCNPCGEFEAWRSMTKYNAPINCPECNQVATKIFSAPNINLNSGSLSAITRLRDRVPYGSQFDEPRLVKQEPREPTKPRYQTSASNRPWMVSHTPPRF from the coding sequence ATGCCTCTATACGAATATCGCTGTAACCCCTGTGGAGAATTTGAAGCTTGGCGCAGTATGACGAAATATAACGCACCGATAAATTGTCCTGAATGCAATCAGGTAGCAACTAAAATATTTTCTGCACCCAATATCAATCTTAATTCAGGAAGTCTATCTGCGATTACGCGATTACGCGATCGCGTACCCTACGGATCGCAATTTGACGAACCTAGACTAGTCAAACAAGAACCAAGAGAACCCACCAAACCAAGATATCAAACTTCCGCTAGCAATAGACCCTGGATGGTTTCTCATACCCCACCGAGATTTTGA
- the fmdA gene encoding formamidase, producing MPETLFKIDLNKPMAKQDVPGHNRWHPDIPAVVSVKPGDVFRIECKDWTDGQISNNDDPSDIEKVDLNIVHVLSGPIRVEGAEPGDILVVDLLDIGTLPGDEWGFTGIFSRENGGGFLTDHFPKAAKACWDIQGIYTSSRHIPGVRFAGITHPGLIGCAPSMELLQTWNKREKALVAKGGPPWKPEIPDLAALPNPNQAVLGTLSGSEFDRVAAEAARTVPPREHGGNCDIKNLSKGSRIYFPVYVDGANLSMGDIHFSQGDGEISFCGAIEMSGYIDLHVDIIKGGVEKYAMVNPIFKPGPVEPQYSEYLIFEGISVDEFSGEQYYLDAHVAYRRACINAINYLQKFGFTGEQAYLLLSCAPVEGRISGIVDVPNACCTLALPTAIFEQNILPT from the coding sequence ATGCCAGAAACTCTCTTTAAAATTGACTTAAACAAACCAATGGCAAAGCAGGATGTCCCTGGTCATAATCGTTGGCATCCTGATATACCTGCGGTAGTTTCCGTTAAGCCTGGTGATGTCTTTCGGATTGAATGCAAGGACTGGACTGACGGACAAATTAGTAATAATGATGACCCCAGCGACATAGAAAAAGTAGATTTAAATATAGTCCATGTCCTCAGTGGCCCTATTCGGGTGGAGGGTGCTGAACCAGGAGATATTTTAGTTGTTGATTTATTAGATATTGGGACTTTGCCAGGAGACGAGTGGGGATTCACTGGTATATTCTCCCGTGAAAACGGCGGTGGTTTTTTGACTGACCATTTTCCCAAAGCTGCCAAAGCCTGTTGGGATATTCAGGGGATTTATACAAGTTCTCGTCATATTCCTGGAGTGCGCTTTGCAGGCATTACCCATCCTGGTTTAATTGGTTGCGCCCCATCAATGGAGTTATTACAAACCTGGAATAAACGCGAAAAAGCCTTAGTAGCTAAAGGAGGGCCACCTTGGAAGCCAGAAATACCAGATTTGGCTGCCCTGCCTAATCCTAACCAAGCAGTATTAGGAACTCTTTCGGGTTCGGAATTTGACCGTGTTGCTGCCGAAGCTGCCCGTACTGTACCACCAAGGGAACACGGAGGAAACTGCGATATTAAAAACTTATCCAAAGGTTCGCGAATTTATTTTCCTGTATATGTTGATGGTGCGAACCTATCTATGGGTGATATCCACTTTTCTCAAGGGGATGGAGAAATATCATTCTGTGGTGCGATCGAAATGTCGGGGTATATCGATCTGCACGTAGATATTATCAAAGGTGGCGTTGAGAAATATGCGATGGTCAATCCGATCTTTAAACCTGGCCCAGTCGAACCCCAATACTCAGAATATTTAATCTTTGAAGGTATTTCTGTCGATGAATTTAGCGGAGAACAATATTACCTCGATGCTCATGTTGCTTATCGTCGCGCCTGCATAAATGCAATTAACTATTTGCAGAAATTTGGCTTTACTGGAGAACAAGCTTATCTTTTACTTAGTTGCGCCCCCGTTGAAGGCAGAATTAGCGGGATCGTTGATGTCCCTAACGCCTGCTGTACCCTGGCATTACCTACTGCCATTTTTGAACAAAATATTTTACCGACTTGA
- a CDS encoding NAD(P)H-hydrate dehydratase, with the protein MRNIVETIVVSAGQMQQIESQIFAAGMPVAALMEKAATLCAERIKNLYPLPQTASVGILVGPGHNGGDGLVIARELYLAGYQIKVYRPFLKLKQLTTQHANYVASLEIAFYEEIEPLRECQLIIDGLFGFGLTRDLSDNIAESIELLNSWSKQIVSIDLPSGIHTDTGAVMGVAIKATHTLCLGLWKRAFFQDRALEYLGNSVRIDFGLLRHQIWSVLPQPAPVRQLTKAIALDFLPLPRPAITYKYRQGHLLLICGSRRYTGAAILTALGARASGVGMLSVAVPESLKSLLTSHLPEALIVGCPENKEGAIASLPVSTADLNQFDLIACGPGLTTDAQSVVNKVLKSECPIVLDADGINILAEHNVAEVLNDRSNSTILTPHIGEFKRLFAEITDTDDRLTAVQTAAEKSSAIILLKGAKTAIANSQGLIWLIPESTPALARGGSGDILTGLTAGLAAQSSKTQSSSLFDAVATAAWWHAQAGIKAAKDHTELGVDATTLAQYLTPTINELFKHTSEVN; encoded by the coding sequence ATGAGAAACATAGTCGAAACCATTGTTGTCTCTGCTGGACAGATGCAGCAAATTGAATCACAAATTTTTGCAGCGGGAATGCCTGTGGCTGCGTTGATGGAAAAAGCAGCAACACTCTGTGCTGAGAGAATTAAAAACTTATATCCCTTACCTCAAACTGCCTCAGTGGGAATTTTAGTGGGTCCAGGACATAATGGTGGAGATGGTTTAGTAATCGCTCGCGAATTATATTTAGCTGGATATCAGATTAAGGTTTACCGCCCATTTCTTAAACTCAAACAATTAACTACTCAACACGCTAATTATGTGGCTAGCTTAGAGATTGCTTTTTACGAAGAAATTGAACCTCTGAGAGAATGCCAGTTAATAATTGATGGTTTATTTGGCTTTGGCTTAACTCGCGATTTATCAGACAACATCGCTGAATCTATCGAGCTGCTCAATAGCTGGTCAAAACAGATTGTGAGTATCGATCTTCCCTCTGGGATACATACCGACACGGGGGCAGTTATGGGTGTCGCGATTAAAGCTACTCATACTCTTTGTTTGGGTTTATGGAAACGAGCTTTTTTTCAGGATCGAGCCTTAGAATATCTGGGCAATAGTGTCAGAATTGATTTTGGTCTGCTACGACATCAGATCTGGTCAGTTTTACCCCAGCCAGCACCCGTCAGACAGCTAACCAAGGCGATCGCCCTCGACTTTCTGCCTCTACCTCGCCCTGCTATTACTTATAAATACCGTCAGGGACATTTACTCTTAATCTGCGGCTCTCGTCGCTATACAGGAGCGGCTATTTTAACTGCCTTGGGTGCTAGAGCTAGCGGAGTAGGAATGTTGTCGGTTGCTGTGCCAGAGTCGCTAAAATCGTTACTCACCAGTCATTTACCAGAAGCTTTGATTGTAGGCTGTCCCGAAAATAAGGAAGGTGCGATCGCTTCTTTACCCGTTTCCACCGCCGATCTAAACCAGTTCGATCTCATTGCCTGTGGTCCAGGTTTAACTACTGATGCCCAATCTGTAGTTAACAAAGTCTTAAAGTCAGAATGTCCAATAGTTTTGGATGCCGATGGCATAAATATATTAGCAGAGCATAATGTAGCTGAAGTCTTAAACGACAGATCCAACTCAACAATTTTAACCCCCCATATCGGAGAATTTAAACGCCTATTTGCTGAGATTACTGATACTGACGATCGCCTTACCGCAGTGCAAACCGCAGCCGAAAAAAGCAGCGCGATAATTTTACTCAAAGGAGCAAAAACGGCGATCGCTAATTCGCAAGGCTTAATTTGGTTAATTCCCGAAAGTACCCCAGCCTTAGCTAGAGGCGGCAGTGGAGATATCTTAACAGGCTTAACTGCGGGTTTGGCAGCACAAAGTAGTAAAACACAAAGCAGCAGTTTATTTGATGCGGTAGCTACTGCTGCCTGGTGGCACGCCCAAGCGGGAATTAAAGCAGCTAAAGACCATACCGAACTTGGCGTAGATGCTACCACTCTTGCTCAATATTTAACGCCAACCATTAATGAGCTATTTAAGCATACGTCTGAAGTGAATTAA
- the dusA gene encoding tRNA dihydrouridine(20/20a) synthase DusA, with translation MNSNFHARQININLLLSIAPMMDRTDRHYRYFLRQISRRTLLYTEMITSQAIIHGDRHKLLDFSPEEKPLVLQLGGDSPTQLAECAKIGEDWGYDAINLNIGCPSPRVQNGNFGACLMTQPELVADAVEAMQQAVKIPVTVKQRIGVDECDRYEDMVNFVRIVSQAGCTNFSVHARKAWLQGLSPKENRDVPPLRYEDVYRLKQDFPHLFIEINGGITTLEQTKTHLEFVDAVMIGRAAYDRPYIFATVDRDIFGEAVTPRSRQEIVQAMLPYIDYWIGKGTKLNSISRHMLQLFAEQPGTKVWKRYITENACLPGADSLVISAALDKVYR, from the coding sequence ATGAACAGCAATTTTCACGCTCGACAAATAAATATTAATCTCCTTTTGAGTATTGCGCCGATGATGGATCGTACAGATCGTCATTATCGTTACTTCCTGCGTCAAATTAGCCGTCGCACTCTACTATATACAGAAATGATTACTTCTCAGGCGATTATTCACGGCGATCGCCATAAACTTCTAGACTTTTCTCCTGAAGAAAAACCGTTGGTGCTACAGCTAGGGGGAGACAGCCCCACACAACTAGCCGAATGCGCCAAAATTGGCGAAGATTGGGGCTATGATGCCATTAACTTAAACATCGGCTGTCCTAGTCCTAGGGTGCAAAACGGTAATTTTGGAGCTTGTTTGATGACGCAACCAGAATTAGTCGCCGATGCAGTAGAAGCGATGCAGCAGGCAGTTAAGATTCCCGTGACTGTAAAGCAGCGAATTGGGGTAGATGAATGCGATCGCTATGAAGACATGGTTAACTTTGTTCGGATCGTCTCTCAGGCTGGCTGTACTAACTTTAGCGTTCATGCCCGTAAAGCTTGGCTACAGGGTTTAAGTCCCAAAGAAAATCGCGATGTCCCTCCTTTGCGTTACGAAGATGTCTATCGTCTCAAACAAGATTTTCCTCACCTATTTATCGAAATCAATGGCGGTATTACTACCCTCGAACAAACTAAAACTCATTTAGAATTTGTAGATGCAGTAATGATTGGGCGTGCTGCATACGATCGCCCCTATATTTTCGCTACGGTAGATCGAGATATTTTTGGCGAAGCTGTCACCCCGCGATCGCGCCAGGAAATTGTTCAAGCGATGCTGCCCTATATTGACTATTGGATCGGCAAAGGAACAAAACTCAATTCTATTAGCCGCCATATGCTACAGTTATTTGCCGAACAGCCAGGCACAAAAGTTTGGAAACGCTATATTACAGAAAACGCCTGTTTACCAGGGGCAGATTCTTTGGTTATTAGTGCTGCGTTGGATAAAGTTTATCGGTAG
- a CDS encoding serine/threonine-protein kinase has translation MGVFTRVKGVLSPGACLANGEYRIKQPLGQGGFGITYQGIDTRLNRAVAVKEFFPEGCWREGSTVVSAGRWNLDTYSKAKQKFLLEGQTLGQFNHPGIVQVFYYFEENNTAYMVMEYLRGRTLAELLKQRQGKLSEAKALKHIAKVGEALEILHQAQFLHRDIKPDNIMLADDGRVVLIDFGAARDFTTNCTTRYTTMLTPGYAPLEQYGRALKYGAFTDIYALGSTLYHLLTGEAPVSAIERAAGVELKTVRQITPQISAHVSEAIASAMIMDVTERLQSVRQFLDLLHLDSSQLRSKVKLDSFYGSASNAWSVFDEQYPAEKQRDSSLRQGQANSPQKSFPKQNKWF, from the coding sequence ATGGGTGTATTTACCAGGGTTAAGGGTGTGTTAAGTCCTGGTGCTTGTCTAGCAAATGGCGAATATAGAATTAAGCAGCCACTTGGTCAGGGCGGTTTTGGTATTACTTACCAAGGCATCGACACCAGATTAAATCGTGCCGTCGCGGTCAAAGAATTTTTTCCCGAAGGGTGTTGGCGAGAAGGTTCAACAGTGGTTTCTGCGGGTCGCTGGAATTTAGACACTTACAGCAAGGCTAAACAAAAGTTTTTATTAGAAGGTCAGACTCTAGGTCAGTTTAATCATCCTGGAATTGTCCAAGTTTTCTACTATTTTGAGGAAAACAATACTGCCTATATGGTGATGGAGTATCTTCGGGGTAGAACCTTGGCGGAGCTACTAAAACAGCGTCAGGGTAAATTAAGCGAAGCTAAAGCTCTCAAGCATATTGCGAAAGTGGGTGAGGCTCTAGAAATTCTGCATCAGGCTCAGTTTTTACATCGAGATATCAAGCCAGACAATATTATGTTGGCAGATGACGGAAGAGTCGTCTTGATCGACTTCGGTGCAGCTAGAGACTTTACCACTAACTGTACTACCAGATATACCACCATGCTGACTCCTGGCTATGCTCCCTTAGAACAATATGGACGCGCTTTAAAGTATGGCGCATTTACCGATATTTATGCTTTGGGTTCGACGCTGTATCATTTATTAACGGGAGAAGCACCAGTATCAGCTATTGAAAGAGCAGCAGGGGTTGAATTAAAAACAGTCCGACAAATTACTCCACAGATTAGCGCTCACGTCAGTGAAGCGATCGCCAGTGCGATGATTATGGACGTTACAGAGCGATTACAGTCGGTTCGTCAATTTCTCGATCTACTCCATTTAGATTCCAGCCAACTGCGTTCAAAGGTCAAATTAGATAGCTTCTATGGTTCAGCTTCAAATGCCTGGAGCGTTTTTGATGAACAGTACCCAGCCGAAAAACAGCGAGATAGTTCGCTGCGTCAAGGTCAAGCTAATTCGCCTCAAAAATCTTTTCCCAAGCAAAACAAATGGTTTTAG
- a CDS encoding aminoglycoside phosphotransferase family protein — MTDKPGTINQTLNMLIEIADQFKLSGEIVDLQQYGSGNINSTFLVTLDTEPPFILQRLNTTVFCQPELVMSNICVLSDYVCQRLEQFNLPSNRRWLMPQVLFTCAKQNHWIAEDNSFWRAMSFIDNSQSFDTIQNIQHGYEIGYGLGMFHRLINNLPATQLADTLEGFHITSRYLQHYNQVIAVNKIESSPEISYCLKFISDRINLAHVLENAQASGKLELRIIHGDPKINNIMIDCSTKQAVAMIDLDTVKPGLIHYDIGDCLRSGCNALGEETDSWEKVTFEPELAQAILRGYLEVAQFLTKHDYEYIYDSIRLLAFELGLRFFTDYLEGNVYFNVNHAEHNLARALVQFKLTESIEKQEQEINQIIADLR; from the coding sequence ATGACAGATAAGCCTGGGACAATTAATCAAACTCTTAATATGCTAATTGAAATTGCCGATCAATTTAAACTAAGCGGTGAAATTGTTGATCTTCAACAATACGGTAGTGGTAACATCAATAGCACGTTTTTAGTTACCTTAGACACTGAACCACCATTTATTTTGCAACGCCTCAACACTACGGTGTTCTGCCAGCCAGAATTGGTCATGAGTAACATTTGCGTTTTATCTGACTATGTTTGTCAACGGTTAGAGCAATTCAATCTCCCTTCAAATCGCCGTTGGTTGATGCCTCAAGTTTTGTTTACTTGCGCCAAGCAAAATCATTGGATAGCTGAAGATAATTCTTTCTGGCGTGCCATGAGCTTTATCGATAATTCCCAATCCTTTGATACTATTCAAAATATTCAGCACGGGTATGAAATTGGCTATGGCTTAGGAATGTTTCATCGTTTAATTAATAATCTACCAGCAACACAATTGGCAGATACTCTAGAAGGATTTCATATTACCTCTCGATATCTACAGCATTACAATCAGGTAATTGCAGTCAATAAAATAGAATCATCCCCTGAGATTAGCTATTGTCTTAAATTTATCAGCGATCGCATCAATCTGGCTCATGTTCTCGAAAACGCCCAAGCATCAGGCAAGCTTGAACTGAGAATAATTCACGGCGATCCTAAAATAAATAACATTATGATCGACTGTTCTACTAAGCAGGCTGTAGCGATGATCGATCTCGATACAGTCAAACCTGGTTTAATTCATTATGATATCGGCGATTGTTTGCGATCGGGCTGTAATGCTTTGGGAGAGGAAACCGATAGCTGGGAAAAAGTGACTTTTGAGCCAGAACTCGCTCAAGCTATCTTAAGAGGCTATTTAGAAGTTGCTCAATTTTTGACCAAACATGACTATGAATATATCTACGACTCGATTCGGTTATTAGCTTTTGAATTAGGACTGAGATTTTTTACCGATTATTTAGAGGGCAATGTTTACTTTAACGTCAATCATGCCGAACATAACTTAGCTAGAGCTTTGGTGCAATTCAAACTAACTGAAAGTATCGAAAAGCAGGAACAAGAAATTAACCAAATAATTGCTGATTTAAGATGA